A window from Streptomyces sp. NBC_00335 encodes these proteins:
- a CDS encoding glycosyltransferase family 2 protein produces MSAAGRLWVVVPAHEEEARLAGTLAALARQRDRDFTLLVVDNASADRTGAVAREFAAGAPFTVEVIEEPEKGVGSAVDTGFRYAIGRGATLLARTDADCLPHPGWTGAARAALVRSPGLVCGRIVARRDEHGPLGRAGFGALVRLAGLFGRLRPEHARRRGYRAPYRMHAGNNMAITAELYLAVGGMPRRPSPTDRLFLNAVRRHTDRITRCRAMVVENSTRRLRAYGIAGTARWYLGRGSGPHGTDDPR; encoded by the coding sequence GTGAGTGCGGCCGGGCGGCTGTGGGTGGTGGTGCCCGCGCACGAGGAGGAGGCCCGGCTCGCCGGGACCCTCGCCGCGCTCGCCCGCCAGCGGGACCGCGATTTCACCCTGTTGGTCGTCGACAACGCCTCGGCCGACCGGACGGGCGCCGTGGCGAGGGAGTTCGCGGCGGGCGCCCCCTTCACGGTGGAGGTCATCGAGGAGCCGGAGAAGGGCGTCGGCTCCGCCGTGGACACCGGCTTCCGGTACGCGATCGGGCGCGGCGCGACCCTGCTCGCCCGCACCGACGCCGACTGCCTGCCCCACCCGGGGTGGACGGGCGCGGCCCGGGCGGCGCTGGTCCGCAGCCCCGGGCTGGTGTGCGGGCGGATCGTGGCCCGCCGCGACGAGCACGGCCCGCTGGGCCGGGCCGGGTTCGGGGCGCTCGTACGGCTCGCCGGGCTCTTCGGCCGGCTGCGCCCCGAGCACGCGCGGCGCCGCGGCTACCGCGCCCCGTACCGGATGCACGCCGGGAACAACATGGCCATCACCGCCGAGCTGTACCTGGCCGTCGGCGGGATGCCGCGGCGCCCCTCCCCCACCGACCGGCTCTTCCTCAACGCGGTGCGCCGCCACACCGACCGGATCACGCGCTGCCGGGCGATGGTCGTGGAGAACTCCACCCGCCGGCTGCGTGCGTACGGGATCGCCGGCACGGCCCGCTGGTACCTCGGCCGCGGCAGCGGCCCGCACGGAACGGACGACCCCCGCTGA
- a CDS encoding AMP-binding protein, with translation MLDRLDHALRARPERPAVLTATRTGATRTAATRGELAELADAFAAGLYARGLRAGDTVGVAVRPGPRALAVLLALWRLGLRGAVLDPGAGPDVLRARLASARPALVLADAAAQAVAGWARPLARRAAGLELPELDGLGAPVATVGRRLPGCAPALDLRAARGGVPPRFTGDGDADAVIVFTSGTTARPRAVVHTRASLAAGMETVSALFSPGPGEARASAAAAEPVLGGTFFVLVPALVRGAPVALPARSPRVLARQLARLAPRDTYLTPPQLRDALRAGARFRGRVWTGSAPASAELLGRVRESGADEAWGVYALTELFPAAAVESREKAAHEGPGDLVGAPLPGVRAESGADGQLLLTGPGARHRYLGEDPDPWVRTGDRARLDGAGRIVLGGRTKDMVLRRAENIYPGLYEPALHVPGVELALLVGVPADTGDRDGDRYGDERLVAVVQPCHGVAEPALRSALAGPLRRMGTAAPDALLFARIPLSGRSRKPDRAATAALAAHRLGSPSGSGSGSGSRSGTGTGSGSGSARNGAPRP, from the coding sequence ATGCTGGACCGCCTCGACCACGCGCTGCGCGCCCGCCCCGAGCGGCCCGCCGTCCTGACCGCCACGCGTACGGGAGCCACCCGGACCGCCGCCACGCGCGGGGAACTCGCCGAGCTGGCGGACGCGTTCGCCGCCGGGCTGTACGCGCGCGGGCTGCGCGCCGGGGACACGGTCGGGGTGGCCGTACGCCCCGGGCCGCGCGCGCTCGCCGTCCTGCTCGCGCTGTGGCGGCTCGGTCTGCGCGGGGCCGTCCTGGACCCGGGCGCCGGACCCGACGTACTGCGCGCCCGGCTGGCTTCGGCGCGGCCCGCGCTGGTGCTGGCCGACGCCGCCGCGCAGGCGGTGGCCGGCTGGGCGCGGCCGCTGGCCCGGCGGGCGGCCGGGCTCGAACTGCCGGAGCTGGACGGTCTGGGCGCACCGGTGGCCACGGTCGGGCGGCGGCTGCCGGGGTGCGCGCCCGCGCTGGACCTGCGGGCGGCACGGGGCGGGGTTCCCCCGCGGTTCACGGGCGACGGGGACGCCGACGCCGTCATCGTGTTCACCTCCGGGACCACGGCGCGGCCCCGGGCGGTGGTACACACGCGGGCGAGTCTGGCCGCCGGGATGGAGACGGTGTCGGCGCTGTTCTCGCCCGGTCCCGGCGAGGCTCGGGCTTCCGCCGCGGCTGCCGAGCCCGTACTCGGCGGAACCTTCTTCGTGCTGGTCCCCGCCCTCGTGCGCGGCGCCCCCGTGGCCCTCCCGGCGCGTTCGCCCCGGGTGCTGGCACGCCAACTGGCCCGGCTGGCACCGCGGGACACCTACCTCACCCCGCCGCAGCTGCGGGACGCGCTGCGGGCGGGGGCCCGCTTCCGGGGCCGGGTGTGGACCGGATCGGCTCCGGCGAGCGCGGAACTGCTGGGACGCGTAAGGGAGTCGGGGGCGGATGAGGCCTGGGGGGTGTACGCGCTGACCGAGTTGTTCCCGGCCGCCGCGGTGGAGTCCCGGGAGAAGGCCGCCCACGAGGGTCCGGGAGACCTGGTGGGCGCCCCGCTGCCCGGGGTGCGCGCCGAGTCCGGCGCGGACGGGCAGCTGCTGCTGACCGGACCCGGGGCCCGGCACCGCTACCTCGGCGAGGACCCCGACCCGTGGGTGCGTACGGGCGACCGGGCGCGCCTGGACGGCGCGGGCCGGATCGTGCTGGGGGGCAGGACCAAGGACATGGTGCTGCGCCGGGCCGAGAACATCTACCCGGGCCTGTACGAACCGGCCCTGCACGTGCCCGGGGTGGAACTGGCGCTGCTCGTCGGGGTCCCGGCGGACACCGGCGACCGGGACGGCGACCGCTACGGCGACGAGCGGCTCGTGGCGGTCGTCCAGCCCTGCCACGGGGTCGCCGAGCCCGCGCTGCGGTCCGCGCTTGCGGGCCCGCTGCGCCGCATGGGCACGGCAGCGCCCGACGCCCTGCTGTTCGCGCGGATCCCGCTGTCGGGACGCTCCCGCAAACCGGACCGCGCGGCGACGGCAGCCCTGGCGGCCCACCGGCTGGGCTCCCCCAGCGGCTCCGGCTCCGGCTCCGGCTCCCGCTCCGGCACCGGCACCGGCTCCGGCTCCGGTTCCGCACGCAACGGCGCGCCCAGGCCGTGA
- a CDS encoding YhjD/YihY/BrkB family envelope integrity protein, whose amino-acid sequence MASHRRYTRANGDALAGSLTYALLVGTAPAVLLLGSLAGRAGAGGGAAGRAVDGLAAALLPAAAAPLAGRLPTAAPYWRPLLVLALGWSVVRLTRALRTGIRAMCGQNAGSGNPVRDAARDVAGAAALCLAGTAVAAVVTAGGPGCAVPALWALFAAVLWLAPHRAPGRPRPAAVAGPALAAALACRLLALAAGPYLAATAELHDVLYRGAGPLIGLLVWGSLCARVLLRAASWAATTNQPEGARS is encoded by the coding sequence ATGGCCTCCCATCGCCGCTACACCCGGGCCAACGGCGACGCGCTCGCGGGCTCGCTCACGTACGCCCTGCTCGTCGGGACGGCCCCGGCGGTGCTGCTGCTCGGCTCGCTGGCCGGCCGGGCCGGGGCGGGCGGGGGCGCGGCCGGGCGGGCCGTGGACGGGCTGGCCGCGGCCCTGCTGCCCGCCGCCGCGGCTCCGCTGGCCGGGCGGCTGCCCACCGCGGCCCCGTACTGGCGGCCGCTGCTCGTCCTCGCCCTCGGCTGGTCGGTGGTGCGGCTGACCCGGGCGCTGCGTACGGGGATCCGGGCCATGTGCGGGCAGAACGCGGGCAGCGGGAACCCGGTGCGCGACGCGGCCCGGGACGTCGCGGGCGCGGCCGCGCTCTGCCTCGCGGGCACCGCCGTCGCCGCCGTGGTGACGGCGGGCGGGCCGGGCTGCGCGGTGCCCGCGCTGTGGGCGCTGTTCGCGGCCGTCCTGTGGCTCGCCCCGCACCGGGCCCCCGGCAGGCCCCGGCCGGCCGCCGTCGCGGGTCCGGCGCTGGCGGCCGCGCTGGCCTGCCGGCTGCTCGCCCTCGCCGCGGGCCCGTACCTCGCCGCGACCGCCGAACTGCACGACGTCCTCTACCGCGGGGCCGGGCCGCTGATCGGACTTCTCGTCTGGGGCAGCCTGTGCGCCCGGGTGCTGCTCCGCGCGGCGTCCTGGGCCGCCACCACCAACCAACCCGAAGGAGCCAGGAGTTGA
- a CDS encoding glycosyltransferase family 2 protein: MTNPILWVVVPAYNEAAAIGATLAALGAQYDTGFTLAVVDNASTDRTAEAVRDFARSAPFPVELVAEERPGAGTAADTGFRHAIAAGATHLLRTDADCLPAPDWTAVAKAEFGRGAEMLCGRSVPRRDERPTLFEARLLPALIRLTSLYGRYRRAHRDPRYRTPYVLCHGHNLGITAGLYLRCGGALRVPLHERSEDVALLNRAREHSERIVRAEHLVVQNSLRRLRSWGARRTLLWYWGRRYRPADTAEAHVR, translated from the coding sequence TTGACGAACCCGATCCTGTGGGTGGTCGTGCCCGCGTACAACGAGGCGGCGGCCATCGGGGCCACCCTGGCCGCGCTCGGCGCCCAGTACGACACCGGATTCACGCTGGCGGTCGTGGACAACGCCTCCACCGACCGGACGGCCGAAGCGGTACGGGACTTCGCGCGCTCGGCGCCCTTTCCCGTCGAGCTGGTCGCGGAGGAGCGGCCCGGCGCCGGGACCGCCGCCGACACGGGCTTCCGGCACGCCATCGCCGCCGGCGCCACCCACCTGCTGCGCACCGACGCCGACTGCCTGCCCGCCCCGGACTGGACGGCCGTCGCGAAGGCGGAGTTCGGGCGGGGCGCCGAGATGCTGTGCGGCCGCAGCGTGCCGCGCCGCGACGAGCGGCCGACCCTTTTCGAAGCCCGGCTGCTGCCGGCGCTGATCCGGCTCACCTCGCTCTACGGGCGCTACCGGCGGGCCCACCGCGACCCGCGCTACCGCACCCCGTACGTCCTGTGCCACGGCCACAACCTGGGCATCACCGCGGGCCTCTACCTGCGCTGCGGCGGCGCCCTGCGGGTGCCGCTGCACGAGCGGTCCGAGGACGTGGCCCTGCTGAACCGGGCCCGCGAGCACAGCGAGCGGATCGTCCGCGCCGAGCACCTGGTGGTGCAGAACAGCTTGCGCAGGCTGCGCAGTTGGGGAGCCCGCCGCACCCTGCTCTGGTACTGGGGCCGGCGCTACCGGCCCGCCGACACCGCGGAGGCACACGTCCGATGA
- a CDS encoding cytochrome P450, with amino-acid sequence MTTTDPTIRAQARTQTRTDAHTKARRRDRRVYLHAHPLLFALLAATRGRPVRRLGRGTLLVHGAEAYREALTRLPLDRTAPGTTGGAARAARVEGVLFDQEGSGHRTARRELAEPLGAAGTRELRSVWHPLLLRRLAPLALGGTVDLVPLARELAGSVVYALLRPGSGADASPLALAEAAAEAAAASVRSHLPGPPRPGAESAAIRAAGRLRGLLGPGADDRAAMLAVAAVNTTVAALPRAVAWCADAGLWDQAADPALCPALADELLRVTAASPLLPRVAAAGGSVGGCPVRAGDRLLLVARHAAGAHLRDPDGRGPAEPGIGRLVFGAGPHACPGARLAREQLAGVLAALAPYRPVVTRARVDRRAALPGWRSLVVRAAA; translated from the coding sequence ATGACCACCACCGACCCAACGATCCGCGCCCAGGCCCGCACCCAGACCCGCACCGATGCCCACACGAAGGCCCGCCGCCGCGACCGGCGGGTCTACCTGCACGCCCACCCGCTCCTGTTCGCGCTGCTCGCCGCCACCCGCGGGCGGCCCGTGCGCCGGCTCGGCCGCGGCACGCTGCTGGTCCACGGCGCGGAGGCCTACCGGGAGGCGCTGACCCGGCTGCCGCTGGACCGCACCGCGCCCGGCACCACGGGTGGCGCGGCCCGGGCCGCCCGGGTGGAGGGCGTGCTCTTCGACCAGGAGGGCTCCGGCCACCGGACGGCCCGGCGGGAGCTCGCCGAGCCGCTCGGCGCGGCCGGGACCCGGGAACTGCGCTCGGTGTGGCATCCGTTGCTCCTGCGACGGCTCGCGCCGCTGGCGCTCGGGGGCACGGTGGACCTGGTGCCGCTGGCCCGGGAACTGGCCGGCTCGGTGGTGTACGCGCTGCTGCGCCCCGGCTCCGGGGCCGACGCCTCCCCCCTCGCCCTCGCGGAGGCCGCCGCCGAGGCAGCGGCCGCCTCCGTGCGCAGCCACCTCCCCGGCCCGCCCCGCCCCGGCGCCGAGTCCGCGGCGATCCGCGCCGCCGGGCGGCTGCGCGGGCTCCTGGGTCCCGGGGCGGACGACCGGGCGGCGATGCTGGCGGTCGCCGCCGTCAACACCACGGTCGCGGCGCTGCCCCGGGCCGTGGCCTGGTGCGCCGACGCGGGCCTGTGGGACCAGGCGGCGGACCCGGCCCTGTGCCCCGCCCTGGCCGACGAACTGCTGCGCGTGACGGCCGCCTCCCCCCTCCTCCCCCGGGTGGCCGCGGCCGGCGGCTCGGTCGGGGGCTGCCCGGTCCGGGCCGGGGACCGGCTGCTGCTGGTGGCCCGGCACGCGGCCGGAGCCCACCTGCGGGACCCCGACGGACGCGGCCCCGCCGAGCCGGGCATCGGCCGCCTGGTCTTCGGCGCCGGGCCGCACGCCTGCCCCGGAGCCCGCCTGGCGCGGGAGCAACTGGCCGGCGTACTGGCGGCGCTGGCTCCGTACCGGCCTGTCGTGACCCGGGCCCGGGTGGACCGCCGGGCGGCTCTGCCCGGGTGGCGTTCGCTGGTCGTACGGGCGGCGGCATGA
- a CDS encoding NAD-dependent epimerase/dehydratase family protein, protein MTSRSRVRIAVTGASGFCGGHVARAAAAAGARVVCVGRRPGPLGEHRFWDASRGEPDLSGVDLVVHCAAAVGDPAPGSPAEAVMHAVNVTGTERLLHAAGGRPVVWVSSASVYDPRLDRTLVREDHPRTGHLNAYGRTKAAGEALALAAGSVVLRPRAVYGPGDTQLLPRLLSRVRAGTLFLPGPDVPLSLTAVENLAGACLAAPAWPPGAYNIADALPYRRDEAVTEVLRAHGVRARVRHLPPALAALAARAAEALPTGEPLLSRYAVDQLAHPVVLDLTRALAQGWAPLRTLSDHLATLRG, encoded by the coding sequence ATGACGTCCCGTAGCCGGGTCCGGATCGCCGTCACGGGCGCGAGCGGCTTCTGCGGCGGGCACGTCGCCCGCGCCGCGGCGGCGGCCGGGGCGCGGGTGGTGTGCGTGGGCCGCAGGCCGGGCCCGCTCGGGGAGCACCGCTTCTGGGACGCGTCCCGCGGGGAGCCGGACCTCTCGGGCGTGGACCTCGTCGTGCACTGCGCGGCGGCGGTCGGCGATCCGGCGCCGGGCTCCCCCGCCGAGGCCGTCATGCACGCGGTCAACGTGACCGGCACCGAACGGCTGCTGCACGCGGCGGGCGGCCGCCCGGTGGTCTGGGTCAGCAGCGCCAGCGTCTACGACCCCCGCCTCGACCGCACGCTCGTCCGCGAGGACCATCCGCGCACGGGACACCTGAACGCCTACGGCCGTACGAAGGCGGCCGGCGAGGCCCTGGCGCTGGCCGCGGGCTCCGTGGTGCTGCGCCCGCGCGCGGTGTACGGCCCCGGCGACACCCAGCTCCTGCCCCGGCTGCTCTCCCGGGTCCGCGCCGGGACCCTGTTCCTGCCGGGCCCGGACGTCCCGCTCAGCCTGACGGCGGTGGAGAACCTGGCCGGCGCCTGCCTGGCGGCCCCCGCCTGGCCCCCGGGCGCGTACAACATCGCGGACGCCCTCCCGTACCGGCGCGACGAGGCCGTCACCGAGGTGCTGCGGGCCCACGGGGTCCGCGCCCGCGTACGCCACCTCCCGCCGGCCCTGGCGGCCCTCGCGGCCAGGGCCGCGGAAGCCCTGCCCACGGGCGAACCGCTGCTGAGCCGCTATGCGGTGGACCAGCTCGCGCACCCGGTGGTCCTGGACCTGACCCGGGCCCTGGCCCAGGGCTGGGCCCCGCTCCGGACCCTGTCGGACCACCTCGCCACCCTGCGCGGGTGA
- a CDS encoding WXG100 family type VII secretion target, protein MASDADLNASESDLTRLADDMDSMQRHLDAQVRRMDAIVDRIEAGWKGETGKAYRALHRGAAEDAVRIREILVVLEQAVRMGRDGFTQQELDVLQAFRRVRSSVDVASEVDRLSEGTAPAVPRSALSDI, encoded by the coding sequence ATGGCAAGCGATGCGGATCTCAACGCGTCCGAGAGCGATCTGACGCGGCTCGCCGACGACATGGATTCCATGCAGCGGCACCTCGACGCCCAGGTCAGGCGCATGGACGCGATCGTCGACCGGATCGAGGCGGGCTGGAAGGGCGAGACCGGCAAGGCCTACCGCGCCCTGCACCGGGGCGCCGCCGAGGACGCCGTGCGCATCCGGGAGATCCTCGTCGTTCTCGAACAGGCCGTGCGCATGGGCCGCGACGGGTTCACCCAGCAGGAGCTGGACGTGCTCCAGGCGTTTCGCCGGGTGCGCAGCTCGGTCGACGTCGCGAGCGAAGTGGACCGGCTCTCCGAGGGCACGGCGCCGGCAGTGCCGCGCAGCGCCCTCTCGGACATCTGA
- a CDS encoding WXG100 family type VII secretion target has protein sequence MSGGDHIGVSFGTLQGLARELEDILRQLNGQLETLYARTEKVALSWEGEARDAFVDELDRWDRQMQDLEAAQKWLHEVVTTGHSNYTAAHRAVLRGWGAG, from the coding sequence ATGTCCGGTGGTGACCACATAGGGGTCAGCTTCGGCACGCTTCAGGGACTGGCGCGGGAGCTGGAGGACATCCTTCGCCAGCTCAACGGGCAACTGGAGACGCTGTACGCGCGCACCGAGAAGGTGGCGCTGAGCTGGGAGGGCGAGGCCCGTGACGCCTTCGTCGACGAACTCGACCGGTGGGACCGGCAGATGCAGGACCTGGAAGCCGCCCAGAAGTGGCTGCACGAGGTCGTGACGACGGGCCACTCGAACTACACCGCCGCCCACCGGGCCGTGCTGCGCGGCTGGGGCGCGGGCTGA
- a CDS encoding RNase A-like domain-containing protein, with translation MAGPTAPAQGSGFDVTPSQLNGVAGNVALQQNMLHTAANDFLYDLVEYMDCGGYGSAAQGVSTAYVTVGNRFLEVWARSVAGVGGVAVGFVTTANNYSRAEAASHPSGTAPPVQFPVPKVIDTPPKYQQITDLRWGDMDDYSSGFISWLMEGVPDWAADILRGLLHHVGRWGKAADILPLPDYLEIDKIALAWLRPGFAVTQVDSALTGLVGSISDPNNGEWQSAMRQFVSSLWGTTAWGTSTAGYQWKHDAAGGQGSGSHPVMGVLFDTTQEVSQAMRAFAESAAKMRQEVWRIYKKAIRDALAELTDLPDFDDAKRIGKKLLGLGKEVAIGITLKVDTAAINRAVSTYEIELRGVESRLNALMPALDEAYRSAPTFQSEEGRSQAFGARSLNDFKPEHRFTIPGQDPDNMFYPIDLANQEGLYDSHPVDKHVGLTDDQLRQRLRDQAGAPAASSFTDLGSAQRYTQATIEDIDNADRISKWIESVEKKIQNNPNYDPNKSEIQPPLYLEFPNESTGRSVSRDDYAVDGMNAQATDKSWVQVRLIYKDGLVPPFIVLTAMPHNGKP, from the coding sequence ATGGCCGGGCCCACGGCACCTGCCCAGGGCAGCGGGTTCGATGTCACCCCCTCCCAGCTGAACGGTGTCGCCGGGAACGTGGCCCTGCAGCAGAACATGCTGCACACGGCGGCGAACGACTTCCTCTACGACCTCGTGGAGTACATGGACTGCGGGGGGTACGGGAGCGCCGCGCAGGGCGTGTCCACCGCGTACGTCACAGTGGGGAATCGTTTCCTCGAAGTGTGGGCCCGGAGCGTCGCCGGCGTGGGAGGCGTCGCGGTCGGGTTCGTCACGACGGCGAACAACTACTCCAGGGCGGAGGCCGCCAGTCATCCGTCCGGCACGGCTCCCCCCGTCCAGTTCCCCGTCCCCAAGGTCATCGACACGCCCCCGAAGTACCAGCAGATCACCGATCTGCGCTGGGGCGACATGGACGACTACAGCAGTGGCTTCATCTCCTGGCTGATGGAGGGCGTTCCCGACTGGGCGGCGGACATCCTGCGCGGGCTGCTGCACCACGTCGGCAGGTGGGGAAAGGCCGCCGACATCCTGCCCCTTCCGGACTATCTGGAGATCGACAAGATCGCCCTGGCCTGGCTGCGGCCCGGTTTCGCCGTCACGCAGGTGGACAGCGCCCTGACCGGGCTGGTCGGCTCCATCTCCGACCCCAACAACGGCGAGTGGCAGTCGGCGATGCGCCAGTTCGTCAGCTCCCTCTGGGGCACCACGGCATGGGGCACCTCGACGGCGGGCTACCAGTGGAAGCACGACGCCGCCGGCGGGCAGGGCAGCGGGAGCCATCCCGTGATGGGCGTGCTCTTCGACACCACCCAGGAAGTCAGCCAGGCGATGCGCGCCTTCGCCGAGTCGGCCGCGAAGATGCGCCAGGAGGTATGGCGCATCTACAAGAAGGCCATCCGGGACGCGCTGGCCGAGCTGACGGACCTGCCCGACTTCGACGACGCCAAAAGGATCGGCAAGAAGCTGCTGGGGTTGGGCAAGGAGGTGGCCATCGGCATCACGCTCAAGGTGGACACCGCCGCGATCAACCGGGCGGTCTCGACGTACGAGATCGAGCTGCGCGGGGTGGAGAGCCGCCTCAACGCGCTGATGCCGGCCCTCGACGAGGCGTACCGGAGCGCTCCGACCTTCCAGTCGGAAGAGGGCCGCTCCCAGGCCTTCGGCGCCCGCTCCCTGAACGACTTCAAACCCGAGCACCGCTTCACCATCCCGGGCCAGGACCCGGACAACATGTTCTATCCGATCGACCTGGCGAACCAGGAGGGCCTCTACGACAGTCATCCCGTCGACAAGCACGTGGGCCTGACCGACGACCAGCTCCGCCAGCGCCTGCGCGATCAGGCGGGCGCACCCGCCGCTTCGTCCTTCACCGATCTCGGCTCCGCGCAGAGGTACACCCAGGCGACCATAGAGGACATCGACAACGCCGATCGCATCTCGAAATGGATCGAAAGCGTCGAAAAGAAGATACAGAACAACCCGAATTACGACCCGAACAAATCCGAAATCCAGCCGCCGCTCTATCTGGAATTCCCCAACGAGTCCACGGGGCGCAGCGTATCGCGCGACGACTATGCTGTGGACGGGATGAACGCCCAGGCCACGGACAAGAGCTGGGTCCAGGTGCGACTCATCTACAAGGACGGCCTGGTGCCCCCGTTCATCGTGCTCACCGCCATGCCGCACAACGGAAAACCCTAG
- a CDS encoding RNase A-like domain-containing protein, with the protein MTPAESAAPAANRAATYPDRETAQWATQQVVTRNEQVIHRWLAQSTRQRLTIEAAWPSRTEPVGRVLLQAMMLAGRDALDVRAARVVLRRDTAAAHGFSVHRTFPIYL; encoded by the coding sequence ATGACCCCCGCCGAGAGCGCGGCCCCGGCCGCGAACCGCGCCGCCACGTATCCCGACCGCGAGACGGCCCAGTGGGCCACCCAGCAGGTCGTCACCCGCAACGAGCAGGTGATCCACCGCTGGCTGGCGCAGTCCACCCGGCAGCGGCTCACCATCGAGGCCGCGTGGCCCTCCCGCACCGAGCCCGTCGGCCGGGTGCTGCTCCAGGCGATGATGCTGGCCGGCCGGGACGCCCTGGACGTCCGGGCCGCCCGCGTCGTGCTCCGGCGCGATACCGCCGCCGCGCACGGGTTCAGCGTCCACCGCACCTTCCCGATCTACCTCTAG
- a CDS encoding contact-dependent growth inhibition system immunity protein gives MSLKPLEHDRKYGELDQVIRAHLGRTAGDEEALTAYLRHSWRTRPWAIAVAEHQLREYAQNPPGRLRLRLGEFYPVPDVGLPDNEIQDWLLRLADRLKESVETGAAPAPATPRTRWEWHARFPELGQLLGGWFSQDMPDEFEDHGAALRDYLDGTDPGLIAQLAGELHDLLSLPLDESDYAVALAELGMEVDPPASQGPGAWLAELADLLR, from the coding sequence GTGTCCCTCAAGCCCCTCGAACACGACCGGAAGTACGGCGAACTCGACCAGGTGATCCGCGCACACCTGGGCCGCACCGCGGGCGACGAAGAGGCCCTCACCGCCTACCTCCGGCACTCCTGGCGCACCCGCCCCTGGGCCATCGCCGTCGCCGAGCACCAGCTCCGCGAGTACGCGCAGAACCCGCCGGGGCGGCTGCGGCTGCGCCTCGGCGAGTTCTACCCCGTGCCCGACGTCGGGCTGCCAGACAACGAGATCCAGGACTGGCTGCTGCGGCTGGCGGACCGACTCAAGGAGAGCGTGGAGACGGGCGCGGCCCCGGCCCCCGCCACCCCGCGGACCCGCTGGGAGTGGCACGCCCGGTTCCCGGAACTCGGGCAGTTGCTCGGCGGCTGGTTCTCCCAGGACATGCCGGACGAGTTCGAGGACCACGGGGCGGCCCTGCGGGACTACCTCGACGGCACGGATCCGGGCCTGATCGCCCAGCTCGCCGGCGAACTGCACGACCTGCTGTCCCTGCCGCTGGACGAGTCGGACTACGCGGTCGCGCTGGCCGAGCTCGGCATGGAGGTCGATCCGCCCGCCTCCCAGGGTCCCGGCGCCTGGCTCGCCGAGCTGGCGGACCTGCTGCGCTGA
- the msrB gene encoding peptide-methionine (R)-S-oxide reductase MsrB — translation MSYEVEKTDEQWQAELTPSEYQVLRLAGTEPAFRGEYTDTKTEGVYSCRGCGSELFRSTEKFESHCGWPSFYDPKDSDAVELKADVAHGMVRTEVLCAKCGSHLGHVFEGEGYPTPTDQRYCINSISLRLTPGPASAEG, via the coding sequence ATGTCGTACGAGGTAGAGAAGACGGACGAGCAGTGGCAGGCGGAGCTGACCCCGTCCGAGTACCAGGTGCTGCGCCTCGCCGGGACCGAGCCCGCCTTCCGCGGTGAGTACACGGACACCAAGACCGAGGGCGTCTACAGCTGTCGCGGCTGCGGCTCCGAGCTGTTCCGCTCCACGGAGAAGTTCGAATCGCACTGCGGCTGGCCGTCCTTCTACGACCCGAAGGACTCCGACGCGGTCGAGCTGAAGGCGGACGTCGCCCACGGCATGGTCCGCACCGAGGTCCTGTGCGCGAAGTGCGGCTCCCACCTGGGCCACGTCTTCGAGGGCGAGGGCTACCCGACCCCCACGGACCAGCGGTACTGCATCAACAGCATCTCCCTGCGGCTCACCCCGGGCCCGGCGTCCGCCGAGGGCTGA